A stretch of Ipomoea triloba cultivar NCNSP0323 chromosome 11, ASM357664v1 DNA encodes these proteins:
- the LOC115996268 gene encoding disease resistance RPP13-like protein 4 has protein sequence MAYAAVTSLMGALNLHFLQSQPRFPLQHKQEIVSLHENLGFLQENLDESEIAAYDNAGAMKDLEAEMRDVSFKAEERIEMELTAIYLAKDSLQSSSIEACLLSLHGIFNEAVKQTDYLKKKLIQIKSKQQQQLSKGSSLTRWMRRKGLLLGIGSTSSQPADLERDNITVSKFSKTASMVGCDEEFNTIKDQLTRQSAKQLQVVSIVGMGGIGKTTLAQKVYEDPSITSYFYKQAWVTISQEYTVGQMLRCLIGCVSASSDEQSSDDPGRLAESLRKSMKDQRYLIVIDDIWSKEAWDSVQRCFPDDNNGSRILLTSLRHLVG, from the coding sequence ATGGCTTACGCTGCTGTAACTTCGCTAATGGGAGCTCTAAATCTACATTTCTTGCAATCACAACCACGCTTCCCTCTTCAACACAAACAAGAGATAGTTTCTCTCCATGAAAATCTAGGTTTCCTGCAAGAAAATCTTGACGAATCTGAGATCGCCGCCTATGATAATGCGGGGGCGATGAAAGATTTAGAGGCAGAGATGAGAGATGTATCGTTCAAAGCTGAAGAAAGGATTGAGATGGAGTTGACTGCCATTTATCTAGCAAAGGACAGCCTTCAATCAAGCAGTATAGAGGCTTGCCTCCTCAGTCTTCACGGAATCTTCAATGAAGCAGTTAAACAGACTGATTACCTGAAGAAGAAGTTGATTCAGATTAAAAGtaagcagcagcagcaacttTCAAAGGGTTCATCACTCACTCGTTGGATGCGACGAAAAGGACTACTCCTTGGAATTGGTTCAACATCATCACAGCCTGCAGATCTAGAACGCGACAACATTACTGTGAGTAAATTTTCCAAAACAGCTTCAATGGTTGGATGCGACGAGGAGTTCAATACGATAAAGGATCAGCTCACTCGACAATCAGCGAAGCAGCTACAAGTTGTATCAATTGTTGGCATGGGAGGAATAGGCAAGACCACTTTAGCTCAAAAAGTGTATGAAGATCCATCAATTACTTCTTATTTTTACAAGCAAGCATGGGTTACTATATCCCAAGAGTATACCGTGGGGCAAATGCTCAGATGCCTTATTGGTTGTGTTAGTGCATCAAGTGATGAACAAAGCAGCGATGACCCAGGCCGATTAGCAGAAAGTCTGCGGAAAAGCATGAAGGATCAAAGATATTTGATAGTGATAGATGATATATGGAGCAAAGAAGCTTGGGATAGTGTGCAAAGGTGCTTTCCCGATGATAATAATGGAAGCCGTATATTACTCACTTCTCTGAGGCATCTGGTTGGATGA